The Lentimicrobium sp. L6 nucleotide sequence TCAAGACTCATGCCTATCATCACATTAACAACTGACTGGGGAATAAAAGATCATTATTTAGCATCGGTAAAAGGGGCTATTTTAAAATACATTCCACAAGCTCAAACTGTTGATATATCACATGAAATTGCACCTTTCGATTTAAACGAAGCTTCATATATTTTGCGAAATACTTGGGATAATTTCCCAGATGGAACCATCCATATTGTGGGCGTTAACTCTGAAGCTTCTCTAGAACATCCTCATGTTTTGATCAAACATAAAGGGCATTATTTTATAGGCGCTGATAATGGTATTTTCTCCTTGATGTTTGATGAAATTCCAGAGGAAATCTACGAAGTAGACATCATCCAAACCTCAAATAAATACACATTCTCTACAAAAGACACCTTTGTACAAGCTGCATTGCATGTGGTAAAAGGCGAACCATTGGCAGAGTTAGGAGACAGATTACCCGAGCTCACCAATAGAATGGCTTTTCAACCAGTAACGGAAACGGGAGTGAT carries:
- a CDS encoding S-adenosyl-l-methionine hydroxide adenosyltransferase family protein; protein product: MPIITLTTDWGIKDHYLASVKGAILKYIPQAQTVDISHEIAPFDLNEASYILRNTWDNFPDGTIHIVGVNSEASLEHPHVLIKHKGHYFIGADNGIFSLMFDEIPEEIYEVDIIQTSNKYTFSTKDTFVQAALHVVKGEPLAELGDRLPELTNRMAFQPVTETGVIKGKVIYIDRYENVVTNISETLFQELVQSKPFNILLRAGKYKINKIRSSYSDVGEGELVALFGSDNLLEIAQNRGRAAGLLGLQVDDVVRIEIGE